Proteins encoded in a region of the Marinococcus sp. PL1-022 genome:
- a CDS encoding glycosyltransferase family 1 protein, with translation MKIMIITETFLPSTDGIVTRLTACIRWLHRDGHEVQIVAPDLGVYEFDGAEVKGVPARALPFYRSKKFALPNRVVKKYIQDFGPDVVHVVNPAVVGYSGVNYAKKLGVPLVASYHTNLTQYMSYYNLGMLKWLMWWYVRRLHNKADINLCTSQTVQTELQEKRFERMHLWKRGVDTEQFHPRHHSRKMRERLSGGKSDRTLLLYVGRLAAEKEIEKIRDVLEESDKFCLAIVGDGPHREELEKHFEGTDTVFTGFMHGNELASTFASSDVFVFPSTTETLGLVIMEAMASGLPLVAAESGPTKEQLTSERNGLLYDPHIKDDFKNTVCRFEDETLRKRLADQAFTDVAEFGWEAAAEQIRDLYKEAAGVKVSISAEDSDTVSEERR, from the coding sequence ATGAAGATAATGATCATCACCGAGACTTTTCTGCCTTCTACAGATGGAATTGTTACACGATTAACAGCCTGCATACGCTGGCTGCATCGTGATGGTCATGAAGTACAGATTGTGGCCCCGGATCTGGGTGTGTATGAATTTGATGGAGCAGAAGTGAAAGGGGTGCCTGCGCGCGCCCTCCCTTTTTATCGTTCAAAGAAGTTCGCTCTCCCGAACCGGGTAGTCAAGAAATATATACAGGATTTCGGGCCTGACGTCGTTCACGTCGTGAACCCGGCGGTTGTAGGCTATTCGGGGGTAAACTATGCGAAAAAGCTTGGCGTGCCGCTGGTTGCCTCCTACCATACAAATCTGACCCAGTATATGTCCTACTATAATCTGGGCATGCTGAAATGGCTGATGTGGTGGTATGTCCGGCGCCTGCATAACAAAGCGGATATTAATCTCTGCACCTCGCAGACCGTTCAGACAGAGCTTCAGGAAAAAAGGTTTGAGCGTATGCATTTGTGGAAACGGGGAGTAGATACCGAACAGTTCCATCCCAGGCACCACAGCAGAAAAATGAGGGAGAGGCTCTCCGGTGGAAAAAGCGACCGAACGCTGCTGCTTTATGTAGGAAGGCTTGCGGCGGAAAAAGAGATTGAAAAAATCCGTGATGTCCTCGAAGAATCGGACAAGTTTTGCCTGGCTATTGTAGGAGACGGCCCCCACCGCGAGGAGCTTGAAAAGCATTTCGAAGGCACAGACACCGTATTCACAGGGTTTATGCACGGGAATGAACTGGCGTCTACATTTGCCTCCTCCGACGTATTTGTGTTTCCTTCTACAACGGAAACGCTGGGGCTTGTGATTATGGAAGCAATGGCATCCGGCCTGCCCCTTGTGGCTGCAGAAAGCGGACCGACAAAGGAACAGCTGACATCAGAACGTAACGGCCTTTTGTATGATCCGCATATTAAAGATGACTTTAAAAATACTGTCTGCCGCTTTGAAGACGAAACTCTCCGTAAACGTCTGGCCGACCAGGCCTTTACAGATGTTGCTGAATTCGGATGGGAAGCGGCAGCAGAGCAAATCAGGGATTTGTACAAAGAAGCAGCCGGTGTGAAGGTTTCAATATCAGCGGAAGATAGTGACACAGTTTCAGAAGAACGCCGGTAA
- a CDS encoding NAD-dependent epimerase/dehydratase family protein produces MKIIVAGGDGFCGWPTALYLSKQGHDVSIIDSMVRRKIDDELHSNSITPIASLEDRVAKWKELTGKEIRTYEGDLQHYDFLQQVMEQEQPEAFVHFAEQRSAPYSMIDREHAVYTQVNNVVGNLNVLYAIKEMAPDCHLIKLGTMGEYGTPNIPIEEGYLEVEHKGRKDRLPFPKQPGSFYHLSKVHDSHNIMFACRVWGIRATDLNQGIVYGLDTNETNMDPVLTNRLDYDGVFGTALNRFIIQSAIGRNLTVYGKGGQTRGFLNLEDTVRCVEIAAEKPAEPGEFRVFNQFTEDFSVLELAERVKKVAEEEGYHVDVDHLENPRVELEEHFLEAVNTNLLDLGLEPHFLTDDVIRHILKAVIAHKERVIEENVLPSVSWK; encoded by the coding sequence GTGAAAATTATTGTTGCAGGTGGAGATGGATTTTGTGGTTGGCCGACCGCGCTTTACTTATCAAAGCAGGGTCATGATGTATCAATTATCGATAGCATGGTGCGTAGAAAGATTGACGACGAGCTTCATTCCAACTCGATCACCCCGATTGCAAGCCTTGAAGACCGGGTGGCGAAGTGGAAAGAGCTGACAGGAAAAGAAATACGTACATACGAAGGTGATCTTCAGCATTACGATTTCCTGCAGCAGGTTATGGAACAGGAACAGCCGGAAGCATTTGTTCACTTTGCTGAACAGCGCTCGGCTCCTTATTCGATGATAGACCGCGAGCACGCAGTCTACACGCAGGTCAATAACGTAGTAGGGAATTTGAATGTGCTTTATGCTATTAAAGAAATGGCGCCGGACTGCCACCTGATTAAGCTTGGCACGATGGGAGAATACGGCACGCCGAATATTCCAATTGAAGAAGGCTACCTGGAAGTAGAGCACAAGGGCCGCAAGGACCGCCTTCCGTTCCCGAAACAGCCAGGCTCCTTCTATCATTTATCGAAAGTGCATGACAGCCATAACATTATGTTTGCCTGCCGCGTTTGGGGCATCCGTGCGACAGACTTAAACCAGGGCATCGTTTACGGCCTGGATACGAATGAAACCAACATGGACCCAGTACTTACTAACCGTCTGGACTATGACGGAGTTTTTGGAACAGCGCTGAACCGTTTTATCATTCAGTCCGCCATCGGACGGAACCTGACCGTTTACGGAAAGGGAGGCCAGACCCGTGGTTTCCTGAACCTTGAAGATACGGTCCGCTGTGTGGAAATTGCGGCAGAAAAACCGGCTGAACCTGGAGAGTTCCGTGTGTTCAACCAGTTCACTGAAGATTTCTCTGTACTCGAACTCGCTGAACGGGTGAAAAAGGTAGCCGAAGAAGAAGGCTACCATGTTGATGTGGACCATCTGGAAAACCCGCGGGTAGAGCTGGAAGAGCACTTCCTGGAAGCGGTAAACACCAATCTTTTAGACTTGGGACTGGAGCCGCACTTTTTAACAGATGACGTTATCCGCCACATCTTAAAAGCGGTGATTGCGCATAAAGAGCGGGTAATCGAAGAGAATGTACTGCCGAGTGTGAGCTGGAAATAA